In the Anaerostipes caccae L1-92 genome, ACCGGTAACCCCTTTTGAAAAGGCAATCCGTAAATCTGTGGCGTAATTCACCTTACAGATTCCCCGTTTGACACATTCCGCCACTGTCTGGTCCGGCACACCGCTTGTTCCGTGAAGCACCAATGGTACAGAAACCACTTCCCGAATTTCTGACAGGCGCAGAAGGTCCAGTTTCGGTTCTCCCTTGTAAACTCCGTGGGCTGTGCCGATAGCCACAGCCAGGGAGGTGATGCCCGTTTTATTTACAAATTCTAATGCTTCGGAAGGTTCTGTGTAGCCTCCGGCCCCTCCGTCCAGGTCATCTTCCTTTCCCCCGACTTTTCCCAGCTCCGCTTCCACAGGCACTTTGGAAGGAGCACATGCATCGACTACGGACTTGGTAAGCCGTATATTCTCCTCAAAGGATTCATGGGAACCATCGATCATAATGGATGTATAGCCGGTCCTCAAGGCCTGCATGGCCAGTTCAAAGCTGTTTCCGTGATCCAGATGCATGGCAATAGGCACACTGGCACGCTCCGCTGCGGTCCGTACATTTGCCAAAAAATAATCCAGTCCCGCGTAGTTTACCGTGGACGGCGTAGTCTGCATGATGACCGGGGAACGAAGCTCCTCGGCTGCCTCCATGACCGCCATGACCATCTCCATATTCTCTACATTAAAAGCGCCCACTGCATACCCGTTTTTCTGGGCATCAAGGAGCATCTGTGTTGTTGTCATTAATGGCATCTTTTTCCTCCTGATCTTCGGTTATCAGTCCGGGCGGGCAAAAGCCCGCCCGGTTTTCTGATGTTTTACTGTTCTTCTTTTAATGCGGCCGCTCTGGCCTTGGATGTCCTTACAGTGAATACGAGACAGACTGCGTAGATTACGGCGATGACAGCCAGCCCTGCAAGATTTTCTCTCGTAAAGATCTGTGTGAACATATAGGTGATCGGTGACCCTCCCTGGTCAAGCGCTGCAATCCTGGATGCTCCGTTTGTCAGGTTCACAGACTTAGCAAGTGCCGTCGTCCACGGAATTGCCTGGTTTGCGATCCAGATGGTCACATACATGATCACAGAGCCTGAGATCAGTGTGCGGAACAGATTTCCCTTGTGCACTGCAACGGCAATGGCGATAAAGAATCCGATGGTTGCCAGATCACCAAATGGAAGAATGACATTTCCAGGCACAATCACTGCGATCAAAATGGTCAGTGGGATAAAGATCAGCCCTGCGGTTACTACCTGGGAATCCCCTAAAAGAATCGCCGGATCGAGTCCGATATAGAACTCTCCGTCCCCGGAACGTTTGGTGAGTATTTCCTTCATTCTCTCTGAGATCGGCATCAGGCCTTCCATGATACATTTTGTGATTTTCGGCATCAGTACCATGACTGCGGACATCTTGATGCCCAGCTGGAGCGCAGCCTGAAAATTATAGCCTGCCAGCGCACCTACTAAAGTTCCGAGGAGTCCTCCGATAACGATCGGTTCTCCGAGCACACCTACTTTTTCCTGCAGTTTATCGGCAGTAATACTGATCTTGTTCAGTCCCGGTATCTTTTCGATAATGGCATCAATCGTGCAGGCAAACGGTGCCAGGTAGGCGGATGTTCCGTGGGGAACGGTGAGCCCTTCCAGTTCAAAATAGTCTTCCATCAGCGGCGCATACAGGTCACCGAATTTGTATGTAAAGATTGCGTGGACCACTACTCCTGCAATACCGATGGCAAAGTTTCCTGTCACCGCATAGGCGATCGCCCCGGTAAATGTCATGTGCCAGATGTTCCAAATATCAATGTTTACAGTTTTGGTAAGCTTGAGTACAAGCATCACCACATTTACAAGAATCGCTACCGGGATCGCAACGGTTGCGATGCCGGATGCCCATGTGATCGGTGACATCCCCGGCCACCCCACGTCTACAACGCTCATGTGAAGCCCAAACGTCTCTGACATGGCCTTTGCCGCAGGCCCCAGGTTGGCATTCATCATGTCTACAATGAGTC is a window encoding:
- a CDS encoding PTS galactitol transporter subunit IIC, with amino-acid sequence MGIFGDAINYIIGLGASVMLPLVIAVLSIIVGVKVGKAIRAGLMVGVGFVGLGLIVDMMNANLGPAAKAMSETFGLHMSVVDVGWPGMSPITWASGIATVAIPVAILVNVVMLVLKLTKTVNIDIWNIWHMTFTGAIAYAVTGNFAIGIAGVVVHAIFTYKFGDLYAPLMEDYFELEGLTVPHGTSAYLAPFACTIDAIIEKIPGLNKISITADKLQEKVGVLGEPIVIGGLLGTLVGALAGYNFQAALQLGIKMSAVMVLMPKITKCIMEGLMPISERMKEILTKRSGDGEFYIGLDPAILLGDSQVVTAGLIFIPLTILIAVIVPGNVILPFGDLATIGFFIAIAVAVHKGNLFRTLISGSVIMYVTIWIANQAIPWTTALAKSVNLTNGASRIAALDQGGSPITYMFTQIFTRENLAGLAVIAVIYAVCLVFTVRTSKARAAALKEEQ
- the gatY gene encoding tagatose-bisphosphate aldolase subunit GatY gives rise to the protein MPLMTTTQMLLDAQKNGYAVGAFNVENMEMVMAVMEAAEELRSPVIMQTTPSTVNYAGLDYFLANVRTAAERASVPIAMHLDHGNSFELAMQALRTGYTSIMIDGSHESFEENIRLTKSVVDACAPSKVPVEAELGKVGGKEDDLDGGAGGYTEPSEALEFVNKTGITSLAVAIGTAHGVYKGEPKLDLLRLSEIREVVSVPLVLHGTSGVPDQTVAECVKRGICKVNYATDLRIAFSKGVTGVLREKPDTIDPKKYNAAGKQMVKEYVKSKMKVVKSEGKA